The genomic stretch AGGGCGCGCGGCTGACAAATCCAAACAATGACGGATGGGAGTTTCGTAGCTGTAGTTGTTGAACAAGGAAGAGGCCAAAGAGCCGACGAGGTATAGTCTAGTCCAGTACTACAGTCCACACTACTAGCTGATCGCTCCTCAGTCATCCAACTTGCCAATGTACTGTAGCAGCGTGAAAGAAGGTGCGCTCGGTCGATGACTCTTACCGGAATTTAATACGTACACTAGGGTGGATAGAGATATGCGGCTGTAGCTAGATCTGTATAGGATGGATGAAGATGGCTAGGCACCGCCTACGTTCAATTATGGTTGCTACTAGTATAAAACTTTGCACGAGTCACTCGTGCCAGAGCTCCTGAAGCAGACACCCATGCCATGCATCCATATTGAGCGTCCATGTGTgtgtttttctttccttttttggaTGAATTGCTATTATGTGTTTAATTCCTTTGCAATAAATTGCACAGCTCAACTTCTGGGGTTCGACAACTTCATCCCGCCGTTCGCCGCAACGAGCGGGGACCAGCTCCTCGGCGGCGCCAActtcgcctccgccgccgccggcatccGCGCCGAGACCGGCCAGCAGCTGGTATGCATGCTTGCTAGCTAGCGAATCCAATGCGTGAGTGAAGAGCTAGAAAACCGGCCCAAACAAGGCAACAACCACTAATAAACACGACGCACACATATGGTACGTACGGTGCAGGGCGGGCGGATCCCGTTCGCGGGGCAGGTGCAGAACTACCAGACGGCGGTGCAGACGCTGGTGAGCATCCTGGGCGACCAGGACACGGCGTCGGACCACCTGAGCCGGTgcatcttcagcatcggcatggGCAGCAACGACTACCTCAACAACTACTTCATGCCGGCCTTCTACAACACGGGCAGCCGGTACACGCCCGAGCAGTACGCCGACTCGCTCATCGCCGACTACCGCCGCTACCTGCAGACGCTCTACAGCTACGGCGCGCGCAAGGTGGTCATGATCGGCGTCGGCCAGGTCGGGTGCGCCCCCAACGAGCTCGCGCGCTACAGCGCCGACGGCGTCACCTGCGTCGACCGCATCGACGACGCCATCCAGATGTTCAACCGCCGCCTCGTCGGCCTCGTCGACGAGTTCAACGCGCTGCCTGGAGCACACTTCACCTTCATCAACGCATACAACATCTTCGACGACATCCTCGCCAACGCCGCCTCCTACGGTAATTAATTAGTAGTAACTAGTAAATACATAGTAACACACAGTCTGTCAGTGAAATTACTGGACCCGATCGACGATCGTCATATCGATCACCACCCGTGCGTGCATGGCGTACAAATGCAGGGTTCACGGTGACCAACGCCGGGTGCTGCGGGGTGGGCAGGAACAACGGGCAGGTGACGTGCCTGCCGTACCAGGCGCCGTGCGCCAACAGGGACCAGCACATCTTCTGGGACGCGTTCCACCCGTCGGAGGCGGCCAACATCATCGTCGGACGCCGGTCGTACCGCGCCGAGTCACCCAACGACGTCTACCCGATGGACATCAGCACGCTCGCCTCCATCTGATCTCATCTCATCCGTCCAAATTATAACAGCAGTTTCAGTTCATTCCCCTAATATAGTCCACCGTACTCACCAATGCAAAGGGTGCAAACGGGGCTCGAATATTCTTTACTGTACAAGCTCGTATATCTGTAATTTTTGCAACTCATACTTTGGTATATTTGCAGCGGATACTTAGAAAAAAATAATtgattcactttttttttcgatTTTATgctcatcatgcatgcatgcctgaATTGGCAAAAGATCAAAACAGGCACAATTCTCACATGTTCTGTAACTTAACTAGACAGATAAATTTGTTGTGTGGTTGCATTCCGACAGACGTAGTTAACTCATAAGATTTCACAAGTACACCACCAAATTTGCAGCTTCATTCAAACCATGCATGCTCTCATGGACTCATGGCATCTTTTCTTGAACTGTTGGCAAGCCCGATGTAATAATGATCAAACACACACGCATACCATGTCTGCACAAATAATTACACAATGCAAACCGATAGAATTACACCCATCCACATCCACGGCAGGCATCAGACTGCTTCGGTTTTCACCCGAAACAATTCAGATTGCTTCATCTGAAACTATGAATCGAATCCCTTCAGTTCAGCGCACGCTAAGCTAGGTCCTcttggcttcctcttcagcctGCAGCAGTTTCAGATGCTTCTCCGTCAGGGGTGAAAAAGAAAAGACAACCAAGGCGATCCAAAATCATCACCGAAACTCTCTGTAAAAACGAAATGAACCCTGGGCAGTGGGCAGCTGAGATGAAGAAAGAAGAACTCACAGCTCGGATGATCTTGTCAAGGGCGTCGGGCCCGTGGGTCTCGATGAAGCGCTCGACGGACTTGCGCGCGTCGAGGCTCATCATCTGCAGCACCCGGCGCTGGCGCTCGTTGTAGATGGGGCTCACGTAGTTGCCGATCTTGAAGTAGCGCCGGACGTGCGCTTCGTAGATGTAGGCCGCACCGTTGAAGATGGGCAGCACCAGCCAGCAGCAGAAGAGCAGCTTCATGTACGGCCACAGGGGAAACCTGACAAAAGAAAAGAACCGCCGCGCGCCGAAGGTGAATTCTTTGTTCTTGGGGGCTCAGGCAGGCGCTCAGCGTTTGGTGTGGCCACCGGAAGAATTGTTAAAATTTACCACTGCAGCACTTTCCAGCATGAGAGCTCGAAGAGGGTGATCAGGGAGTACAGGACCCAGTAGGTGAGCCACTGCTGATCGTCCAGGGAAGAAGGGCTCTCTATGGCGCGCATGGACGCGTACCTGTTAATTttgaagaagaaaaaaactCTATTAGCATTCAGCACACGGTCGTGGTGATTGTGTCTGAAGAACTGAAGGAGTGGATTGTTACTTACAGAGGATAAAGCAGCATGATCCCTGGCCTATCCGGTGCAAAAAAAGGAATTATGGAAATGGTCAGAGTTCATGGATCAAAGAACAGAACAAGGCTAAAAGGCTTTGGGACAGCCATTGGCATGTAGAGCTTACCCGACAAGGGCGTCCAGATTTCTAGCAAGGGTACCAAGAACACCCATGATCTGTTGTCGACCAGATTGCTCTAAGGTTTCTTGATCTCCTCGTTTTGAGATTCTTACTTCGAGAAGCTTGGCCTGACGTTCTTGATCTCCTTCCCGTTGTGTAGATGACAAGGGATGCGCAGATGGATTTATACTTCTGTGAAGGTTGTTTAATATTGTGGGGATTaaaggagaggaggaagaaaggcATCCGTGCTGATACCATGCAAAGTCTTCTTTACTCTTGGTCCAAGGAAAGTAAGAACATTGCAGTAGGAAAGGTCTGAAGCAACTGCGTGCATCACCAGTAACCTTTTTCCTAGGTTGTAGGATCAGAGGGCTCCCAACAGTGAAAAAGTTTTTTAGTGGGAATCAAGGAGCCAGCAGCTGATTACCATAAAGGCCAAGACTGATGAATCTGGCAAAAGGACCATTTCATTCTGAATGTTCCCTTCGACATATCTTTCAAATGTAAGAAAGCCAAAAAAGGTGAAACATGCAGCTTTGTAACAGCAGTGACTAATAATTGCAAATCAATGAGGTGCAGCATCCGAAAGTTTGCATGATGGTTTCCAGAAGCTGACTGAAAGTAAATTTTATGCTTTACTTTCGAGCTTAAATAATACAGTACACCG from Sorghum bicolor cultivar BTx623 chromosome 3, Sorghum_bicolor_NCBIv3, whole genome shotgun sequence encodes the following:
- the LOC8061879 gene encoding HVA22-like protein f; this translates as MGVLGTLARNLDALVGPGIMLLYPLYASMRAIESPSSLDDQQWLTYWVLYSLITLFELSCWKVLQWFPLWPYMKLLFCCWLVLPIFNGAAYIYEAHVRRYFKIGNYVSPIYNERQRRVLQMMSLDARKSVERFIETHGPDALDKIIRAAEEEAKRT
- the LOC8059215 gene encoding GDSL esterase/lipase At5g45670; the encoded protein is MEVRRLLCVVAVVVSCWALAAPVARCDPQVPCYFIFGDSLVDNGNNNYIVSLARANYPPYGIDFAGGPSGRFTNGLTTVDVIAQLLGFDNFIPPFAATSGDQLLGGANFASAAAGIRAETGQQLGGRIPFAGQVQNYQTAVQTLVSILGDQDTASDHLSRCIFSIGMGSNDYLNNYFMPAFYNTGSRYTPEQYADSLIADYRRYLQTLYSYGARKVVMIGVGQVGCAPNELARYSADGVTCVDRIDDAIQMFNRRLVGLVDEFNALPGAHFTFINAYNIFDDILANAASYGFTVTNAGCCGVGRNNGQVTCLPYQAPCANRDQHIFWDAFHPSEAANIIVGRRSYRAESPNDVYPMDISTLASI